A genomic window from Polyangium spumosum includes:
- a CDS encoding acyl carrier protein, whose protein sequence is MTEKRDLLEMFKTVAARVDKRPFPNVTPGSKISELGIDSLSVMQIVGELETELGIVIPDEDLVELVTVGDLCQKVEARLAAGG, encoded by the coding sequence ATGACTGAGAAGCGCGATCTGCTCGAGATGTTCAAGACCGTGGCCGCGCGCGTCGACAAGCGCCCCTTCCCCAACGTGACGCCTGGCTCCAAGATCAGCGAGCTCGGCATCGACTCGCTCTCGGTGATGCAGATCGTCGGCGAGCTCGAGACCGAGCTCGGGATCGTGATCCCGGACGAGGACCTCGTCGAGCTCGTCACGGTCGGCGATCTCTGCCAGAAGGTGGAGGCCCGGCTCGCCGCCGGCGGCTGA
- a CDS encoding fatty acyl-AMP ligase: MRTNGQERRVAYPDLWAEASRRARALRALGLAKGDRVALILPEPDEFVLSFVGALTAGLVAVPMYPPQTLAKLEAYGDTVRHVLAASGARVVVTNDTLRPLIQEHLLGSQSAGTRLVLERELGAIDPGSAHATLPDVRGEDLAFLQFTSGSTSRPKGVMVTHENLSVNSHAIMFDGLRSTPDDRGVSWLPLYHDMGLIGFVIAPVYALVQVMFLPTMSFIRRPSLWLESIHRFRGTITFAPNFAFALATRAVTEGQAKDWDLSCMRALGCGAEPIQADVLRAFLARFEKHGLSPESILPCYGMAEATLAVTFHDLGKPLVTDRIDLATMKNGRAEPAKDEAPALELVSCGRPFPGHDLVIAGPDGAPLGDRRVGEIWLRGPSVTAGYFGDPEATAESFGDGFLRTGDLGYRADDNVYICGRSKDLIILNGKNHYPQDIERVACTVDGIRDAQCVAFARRGESGAEEAVLVAESRRLGEAKRALVEAVTQVVRAELGVQLAEVVLIKRGTLPKTSSGKVRRRETKMRLENGQLELVGELGEETSAPLDTPSVPSPRAPARETETRGAL, encoded by the coding sequence GTGCGCACGAACGGCCAGGAGCGCCGCGTCGCATATCCGGACCTCTGGGCCGAGGCGAGCCGCCGCGCCCGCGCGCTCCGCGCCCTCGGCCTCGCCAAGGGTGATCGGGTCGCGTTGATCCTGCCGGAGCCCGACGAGTTCGTCCTGTCCTTCGTCGGCGCGCTCACGGCGGGCCTCGTCGCCGTGCCGATGTACCCGCCGCAGACCCTCGCCAAGCTCGAAGCGTACGGCGACACCGTGCGTCACGTGCTCGCGGCGTCCGGCGCGCGCGTGGTCGTCACGAACGACACGCTCCGCCCGCTCATCCAGGAGCACCTGCTCGGCTCGCAGAGCGCCGGCACGCGCCTCGTGCTCGAGCGCGAGCTCGGCGCGATCGATCCCGGCTCGGCGCACGCCACGTTGCCCGACGTCCGTGGCGAGGATCTCGCGTTCCTCCAGTTCACCTCGGGCTCGACCTCGCGGCCCAAGGGCGTGATGGTCACGCACGAGAACCTGAGCGTGAACAGCCACGCGATCATGTTCGACGGGCTGCGCTCCACGCCCGACGATCGGGGCGTCTCGTGGCTGCCGCTCTACCACGACATGGGCCTCATCGGCTTCGTGATCGCGCCGGTCTACGCGCTCGTGCAGGTCATGTTCCTGCCGACGATGTCCTTCATCCGCAGGCCTTCGCTCTGGCTCGAGTCGATCCACCGCTTCCGCGGCACGATCACCTTCGCGCCGAACTTCGCCTTCGCCCTCGCGACCCGCGCCGTCACGGAGGGCCAGGCCAAGGACTGGGATCTCTCGTGCATGCGCGCGCTCGGCTGCGGCGCCGAGCCGATCCAGGCGGACGTCCTGCGCGCCTTCCTCGCGCGCTTCGAGAAACACGGCCTCTCGCCGGAGAGCATCCTGCCCTGCTACGGCATGGCCGAGGCGACGCTCGCCGTGACGTTCCACGACCTCGGCAAGCCACTCGTCACGGATCGGATCGACCTCGCGACCATGAAAAACGGCCGCGCCGAGCCGGCGAAGGACGAGGCGCCCGCGCTCGAGCTCGTCTCGTGCGGGCGCCCCTTCCCCGGGCACGATCTCGTGATCGCCGGGCCGGACGGCGCGCCGCTCGGCGATCGTCGGGTCGGCGAGATCTGGCTGCGCGGGCCGAGCGTGACCGCAGGGTATTTCGGTGATCCCGAGGCGACGGCCGAGTCCTTCGGCGACGGCTTCTTGCGCACGGGCGACCTCGGCTACCGGGCCGACGACAACGTCTACATCTGCGGCCGTTCGAAGGACCTCATCATCCTGAACGGGAAAAACCACTACCCGCAGGACATCGAGCGCGTCGCCTGCACGGTGGACGGCATCCGCGACGCGCAATGCGTGGCCTTCGCGCGGCGCGGCGAGAGCGGCGCGGAGGAGGCGGTGCTCGTGGCCGAGTCGCGCCGCCTGGGCGAGGCGAAACGCGCGCTCGTCGAGGCGGTCACGCAGGTGGTGCGCGCCGAGCTCGGCGTGCAGCTCGCCGAGGTGGTGCTGATCAAGCGCGGCACGCTGCCGAAGACGTCGAGCGGCAAGGTGCGACGCCGCGAGACGAAGATGCGGCTCGAAAACGGGCAACTCGAGCTCGTGGGTGAGCTCGGCGAGGAGACGAGCGCGCCCCTCGATACCCCTTCCGTTCCTTCTCCCCGCGCGCCCGCCCGGGAGACCGAAACCCGAGGAGCTCTCTGA
- a CDS encoding class I SAM-dependent methyltransferase, giving the protein MGSSQADVEVSYDVSNEFFRLWLDERMNYTCAVFESPDQSLEAAQLNKLRILSDYAKAGPGKSVLDIGCGWGACVEYLATTRKVQRAVGITLSRAMAAEVNQRNIPGVECVAADFMQWETEEKFDGLVSICMIDHLCSLDEARQGKAVDIYRRYFEKCWRITKPGSSFGFQAILRNRTPKMRPWGALPADTRKDLEDFSFSSKEIFPNGLNPRLEELIQAINPFWEVKTLHTRRTHYQRTTAEWLRRLRLNETTIRAKWGDKVFDDYDRYLSTCVRAFDIHYSSLVQMELERIG; this is encoded by the coding sequence ATGGGATCCAGCCAAGCGGACGTCGAGGTCAGCTACGACGTCTCCAACGAGTTCTTCCGCCTCTGGCTCGACGAGCGCATGAACTACACGTGCGCGGTCTTCGAGTCGCCCGATCAATCGCTGGAGGCCGCGCAGCTCAACAAGCTGCGGATCCTCAGCGATTATGCGAAGGCCGGCCCGGGCAAGAGCGTGCTCGACATCGGCTGCGGCTGGGGCGCGTGCGTCGAGTACCTCGCGACCACGCGCAAGGTCCAGAGGGCCGTCGGGATCACGCTCTCCCGCGCGATGGCCGCGGAGGTGAATCAGCGGAACATCCCGGGCGTCGAGTGCGTCGCGGCCGATTTCATGCAATGGGAGACCGAGGAGAAATTCGACGGCCTCGTCTCGATCTGCATGATCGACCACCTCTGCTCGCTCGACGAGGCGCGGCAGGGCAAGGCCGTCGACATCTACCGGCGGTATTTCGAGAAATGCTGGCGGATCACAAAGCCGGGCTCCTCGTTCGGCTTCCAGGCGATCTTGCGCAATCGCACGCCGAAGATGCGGCCCTGGGGCGCATTGCCCGCCGATACGCGGAAGGACCTCGAGGATTTCTCGTTCTCGTCGAAGGAGATCTTCCCGAACGGCCTGAACCCGCGGCTGGAGGAGCTGATCCAGGCGATCAATCCCTTCTGGGAGGTCAAGACGCTCCACACGCGGCGGACGCATTACCAGCGCACGACGGCGGAGTGGCTCCGGCGCCTCCGCCTGAACGAGACCACCATCCGGGCGAAGTGGGGCGACAAGGTCTTCGACGACTACGACCGCTATCTCTCCACCTGCGTCCGCGCATTCGACATCCACTACAGCTCCCTCGTCCAGATGGAGCTCGAGAGGATTGGCTGA